A window of Ruminococcus champanellensis 18P13 = JCM 17042 contains these coding sequences:
- a CDS encoding [Fe-Fe] hydrogenase large subunit C-terminal domain-containing protein encodes MDQTFYHSVRLDKSLCKGCTNCIKRCPTQAIRVRNRKAEITNECCIDCGECIRICPHHAKEATYDSPDVMKQYAYTVALPAPSLYAQFNRLDDVNIVLRALHLMGFDDVFEVSGAAEQVSEMSRRYVEEHPEKKPFISTACPTVVRLIQVRFPSLIPHLLPFNAPMDLAAIQARERAMRQTGLPADQIGIIFISPCPAKVTAVKSPIGIDHSEVDAVLAIKDVYPRLLSLMKRSDEVREDYASSGRIGVGWGNSGGEAGGLLTDSYLAADGIENVIHVLEDLEDEKFTDLEFIELNACSGGCVGGVLTVENPYVAQAKLKRLCKYLPVACNHLNGEYTPHAFLESEIEYKPVFRLGSNFKESLAMMQQIEVLCARFPGLDCGSCGAPTCRTLAEDIVKGEASERDCIFILRQYMDQLPEDLLHQTEKEQET; translated from the coding sequence ATGGATCAGACATTCTATCATTCCGTCCGGCTGGATAAGTCCCTGTGCAAGGGATGCACCAACTGCATCAAGCGCTGTCCCACCCAGGCGATCCGGGTGCGCAACCGTAAGGCGGAAATCACCAATGAATGCTGTATCGACTGTGGGGAATGCATCCGGATCTGTCCCCACCACGCCAAGGAGGCAACCTATGACAGCCCGGATGTAATGAAGCAGTATGCATACACGGTGGCATTGCCGGCACCCTCCCTGTATGCCCAGTTCAACCGGCTGGACGATGTAAATATCGTACTGCGGGCACTGCACCTGATGGGCTTTGACGATGTGTTTGAGGTCAGCGGTGCCGCAGAGCAGGTTTCGGAAATGTCCCGGCGCTATGTGGAGGAGCATCCGGAAAAGAAGCCCTTTATCAGTACTGCATGTCCGACGGTGGTGCGGCTGATCCAGGTGCGCTTTCCAAGTCTCATCCCCCACCTGCTGCCCTTCAATGCACCAATGGATCTGGCAGCCATCCAGGCAAGGGAACGTGCCATGCGGCAAACCGGACTGCCGGCGGATCAGATCGGCATTATCTTCATCTCTCCCTGTCCGGCAAAGGTGACGGCGGTGAAATCCCCCATCGGCATCGACCATTCGGAGGTGGATGCGGTGCTTGCCATCAAGGACGTGTATCCCCGTCTGCTGAGCCTGATGAAACGCAGCGATGAGGTGCGGGAGGATTACGCAAGCTCCGGCAGGATCGGAGTTGGCTGGGGCAACAGCGGCGGCGAGGCAGGAGGACTGCTGACGGACAGTTATCTGGCGGCGGACGGCATTGAGAACGTCATTCATGTGCTGGAGGATCTGGAGGATGAAAAATTCACGGATCTGGAATTTATCGAGCTGAACGCATGCAGCGGCGGCTGCGTGGGAGGCGTGCTGACGGTGGAAAACCCCTATGTGGCACAGGCAAAGCTGAAACGGCTGTGCAAATACCTGCCCGTTGCCTGCAACCACCTGAACGGGGAATACACGCCCCATGCGTTTCTGGAATCCGAGATCGAATACAAACCCGTATTCCGGCTGGGCAGCAATTTCAAGGAGAGCCTTGCCATGATGCAGCAGATCGAAGTCCTCTGTGCCAGATTTCCGGGACTGGACTGCGGCTCCTGCGGAGCACCCACCTGCCGGACTCTGGCGGAGGACATTGTGAAGGGCGAAGCATCGGAACGGGACTGCATCTTTATTCTGCGGCAGTATATGGACCAGCTTCCGGAGGATCTGCTGCATCAAACAGAAAAGGAGCAAGAAACATGA
- a CDS encoding DRTGG domain-containing protein — MTVQQLAARPEFTVLNLGDLNPELTRVFTCDLLSVCMSKASAGCAWVTVMGNMNAIAVAVLTDTACIILAEGTPLDDNGMAKARQQGVTVLQSKQPVFETALLVHELIHA, encoded by the coding sequence ATGACGGTACAGCAATTAGCAGCCAGACCGGAATTCACCGTACTCAATCTAGGGGATCTGAATCCGGAACTGACTAGGGTTTTTACCTGTGATCTGCTCAGCGTATGCATGAGCAAGGCGTCCGCCGGATGCGCATGGGTCACGGTCATGGGCAATATGAACGCCATTGCAGTGGCAGTACTGACGGATACTGCCTGCATCATTCTGGCGGAGGGTACACCCCTGGATGACAACGGCATGGCAAAAGCCCGGCAGCAAGGAGTCACGGTGCTCCAATCCAAGCAGCCGGTGTTTGAAACCGCCCTGCTGGTGCACGAACTGATTCATGCATGA
- a CDS encoding (2Fe-2S) ferredoxin domain-containing protein: protein MKSLEELKAIRDKMQNQVNLRDEDTTATRIVVGMATCGIAAGARPVLTAFSDLAQQKGMKNVVVTQTGCVGLCQYEPIVEILEPGKEKVTYINMNPEKAAEVFEQHIVRGQVKSEYTISSAVK from the coding sequence ATGAAGTCCCTGGAAGAACTGAAGGCAATCCGAGACAAGATGCAGAATCAGGTAAACCTGAGAGACGAAGATACCACTGCAACCCGCATTGTGGTTGGTATGGCTACCTGCGGCATTGCAGCCGGCGCAAGACCGGTTCTGACCGCTTTTTCCGATCTGGCGCAGCAGAAGGGCATGAAGAACGTGGTTGTGACCCAGACCGGCTGTGTAGGTCTGTGCCAGTACGAGCCCATCGTGGAGATCCTGGAACCGGGCAAGGAGAAGGTTACATACATCAATATGAACCCGGAGAAGGCTGCTGAGGTATTTGAGCAGCACATTGTTCGTGGTCAGGTTAAATCCGAATATACCATCAGCTCTGCAGTTAAGTAA
- a CDS encoding phasin family protein yields MNEIGENVKKLMLLGIGAVAATAEKSKEVVDELVKKGELTVEQGKTLNEELKHNIKQKVKESVNVEVVKEADTNDILNKMDDMSAEDLAAIKEKLEKLSAKDQQDAEA; encoded by the coding sequence ATGAATGAAATTGGTGAAAACGTGAAGAAGCTGATGCTTCTGGGTATCGGTGCAGTGGCTGCAACCGCAGAAAAGTCCAAAGAGGTTGTGGATGAACTGGTTAAGAAGGGCGAGCTGACTGTGGAACAGGGCAAGACCTTGAACGAGGAGCTCAAGCACAATATCAAGCAGAAGGTTAAGGAAAGCGTGAACGTTGAAGTTGTCAAGGAAGCGGACACGAATGACATTTTGAACAAGATGGACGATATGTCCGCTGAGGATCTGGCTGCGATCAAGGAAAAGCTTGAAAAGCTGTCTGCAAAGGATCAGCAGGACGCTGAGGCGTGA
- a CDS encoding PHP domain-containing protein, with the protein MHELSYDLHLHSCLSPCGDDDMLPSNIVGMAVVKGLDVIALTDHNTSRNCPAFLELAEAYGILAIPGMELCTSEEVHVVCLFPTLEGAMDFDRYVHRRIPPIPNDPAIFGRQLVVNAEDEIIGDESLMLINAANISFDQVHDLVQERNGIMIPAHIEKRTNSLLSNLGMIPEDSKFTCFELKHPGYVEQLRQAHPYLAQCRMITNSDAHYLGDIHEPIHKLSLPERSVEAVLRTLTQG; encoded by the coding sequence ATGCATGAGTTGAGCTATGATCTGCATCTCCACTCCTGCCTGTCTCCCTGTGGGGACGACGATATGCTTCCGTCCAATATCGTAGGCATGGCTGTGGTCAAGGGACTGGATGTGATCGCACTGACGGATCACAACACCAGCCGGAATTGTCCGGCGTTCCTGGAGCTTGCGGAAGCATACGGCATTCTTGCCATTCCCGGCATGGAGCTTTGCACCAGCGAGGAGGTGCATGTGGTATGCCTGTTCCCCACCCTGGAGGGAGCGATGGACTTTGACCGGTATGTACACCGGCGGATCCCGCCCATTCCCAATGACCCGGCGATTTTCGGCAGACAGCTTGTGGTCAATGCGGAGGATGAGATCATCGGGGATGAGTCCCTGATGCTGATCAATGCCGCCAATATCAGCTTCGACCAGGTGCATGATCTGGTGCAGGAACGGAACGGCATTATGATCCCGGCGCACATCGAAAAACGCACCAACAGTCTGCTGTCCAATCTGGGCATGATCCCGGAGGACAGCAAGTTCACCTGTTTTGAACTAAAGCATCCGGGTTATGTGGAACAGCTACGGCAGGCACACCCCTATCTGGCTCAGTGCCGGATGATCACCAATTCCGATGCACATTATTTAGGAGATATCCACGAACCCATCCACAAGCTGTCCCTGCCGGAGCGCTCTGTGGAAGCCGTACTGCGGACATTGACACAGGGATAA
- a CDS encoding ATP-binding protein, translating to MMPELSLNILDVAQNCVRAKAMLTEISICAETGRDRLTVEIRDNGCGMTPEQVAHVCDPFFTTRTTRKIGLGVPFFKEAAEDTGGSFSIESEPGKGTVVKAVFVLSSIDRMPLGDITFTIRSLITLNPTLDFVYRYQIDDRSFILDTRQFREILGDVPLNEPEVAQYIQAYLTENKSEVDGDVIL from the coding sequence ATGATGCCTGAGCTTTCACTCAACATTCTGGATGTGGCGCAGAACTGCGTCCGTGCAAAGGCAATGTTGACTGAGATCAGTATCTGCGCAGAAACGGGCAGGGACAGGCTGACGGTTGAGATCCGGGACAATGGCTGCGGTATGACGCCGGAGCAGGTGGCACATGTGTGCGATCCTTTTTTTACCACCCGGACAACCCGTAAGATCGGTCTGGGCGTTCCTTTTTTCAAGGAAGCGGCAGAGGATACGGGGGGATCGTTTTCCATCGAATCCGAGCCCGGAAAAGGCACGGTGGTTAAGGCAGTGTTTGTGCTTTCCAGCATCGACCGGATGCCACTGGGAGATATTACCTTTACTATCCGCTCCCTGATTACCCTGAACCCTACTCTGGATTTCGTCTATCGCTATCAGATCGACGATCGTTCCTTCATACTGGATACCCGCCAGTTTCGTGAGATTCTGGGGGATGTACCCCTGAACGAGCCGGAGGTTGCGCAGTATATTCAAGCTTATCTCACTGAAAACAAATCAGAAGTGGACGGGGATGTGATCCTGTAA
- a CDS encoding ABC1 kinase family protein — MKLPVSDSQHRLQEIVGVLKKHNIVKGLTPEKLRLILEDMGPTFVKLGQIMSMRNDILPTEYCKELEKLRADVKPMPLEQVREVIQEEYGRPLEDVFSSFDEHPLGSASIAQVHAATLHDGRRMVVKVQRPHIRETMTRDMSLLRTAVKPLKLTPISGMIDFNMVLDELWSVSQQEMDFLVEARHAEEFYERSRDVAFATCPKIEDTLTTSKVLVMEYIDGFSICDIQKLEENGYDRNEIGRKLTDHYIKQVIDDGFFHADPHPGNIRIRDGQIVWIDMGMMGRLTNRDKQMFKCAIKAVVERDVNELKRIVLQMGVYNTPINQVQLYADIDGLLDKYCSMDMGDVDMGKVLEELMMVASSHKIAMPKGVSMLARGLLTIEGVVATVSPELNIVEVAADHIKAELRQEFDPKKEAAGLARRVYASSNKALDIPGLLSDLLKATVKGQTKLNMEFTGSNEPLSRIDKMVTELIAGILASALLLSSSLICTTDMHPQTLGIPTLGFFGYLLAFGLAMWIILGKRKR, encoded by the coding sequence GTGAAATTGCCGGTAAGCGACAGCCAGCATCGACTCCAGGAAATCGTCGGCGTCCTCAAGAAGCATAATATTGTCAAGGGGCTGACGCCAGAAAAGTTGCGACTGATTCTGGAAGATATGGGGCCTACGTTTGTGAAGCTGGGACAGATTATGTCCATGCGGAACGATATCCTTCCTACGGAATATTGCAAAGAACTGGAAAAACTGCGGGCAGATGTGAAGCCCATGCCTTTGGAACAGGTTCGTGAAGTCATTCAAGAGGAATACGGCAGACCCTTGGAAGACGTTTTTTCCTCATTTGATGAGCATCCACTTGGCTCCGCATCCATTGCACAGGTACACGCTGCAACGCTGCACGATGGCCGCCGTATGGTGGTCAAGGTGCAGCGTCCCCATATCCGGGAGACCATGACACGGGATATGTCCCTGCTCCGCACGGCGGTGAAACCTTTGAAGCTGACTCCCATCAGCGGGATGATTGACTTCAATATGGTGCTGGACGAGTTATGGTCGGTTTCTCAGCAGGAAATGGATTTCCTGGTGGAGGCACGGCATGCGGAGGAGTTCTACGAGCGGAGCCGGGATGTGGCGTTTGCCACCTGTCCGAAGATCGAGGATACGCTGACCACCTCTAAGGTGCTGGTAATGGAGTATATCGACGGCTTCTCCATTTGCGATATTCAGAAGCTGGAGGAGAATGGATATGACCGGAATGAGATCGGGCGGAAGCTGACGGATCATTATATCAAGCAGGTCATTGATGATGGCTTTTTCCATGCAGATCCCCACCCGGGCAATATCCGGATCCGGGATGGTCAGATCGTCTGGATCGACATGGGCATGATGGGCAGGCTCACCAACCGGGACAAGCAGATGTTCAAGTGTGCCATCAAGGCTGTAGTGGAACGGGATGTGAATGAGCTGAAGCGCATTGTGCTGCAAATGGGCGTATACAATACCCCCATCAACCAGGTACAGTTGTATGCGGATATTGACGGCTTGCTGGACAAGTACTGCTCCATGGACATGGGGGACGTGGACATGGGCAAGGTGCTGGAGGAGCTGATGATGGTGGCTTCCTCCCACAAGATCGCCATGCCAAAGGGTGTTTCCATGCTTGCACGGGGTTTGTTGACCATTGAGGGGGTGGTGGCAACCGTCAGTCCGGAGTTGAACATTGTGGAGGTGGCTGCCGATCATATCAAGGCAGAGCTGCGCCAGGAATTTGATCCCAAAAAGGAAGCGGCGGGATTGGCACGGCGGGTGTATGCCTCCAGCAACAAGGCGCTGGATATACCGGGTCTGCTGTCGGATCTTCTGAAGGCAACGGTCAAGGGGCAAACCAAGCTGAATATGGAATTTACCGGTTCCAACGAGCCCCTGTCCCGGATTGACAAGATGGTCACAGAACTGATTGCCGGGATTCTGGCATCGGCATTGCTGCTGTCCTCTAGCCTGATCTGTACGACGGACATGCATCCCCAGACGCTGGGTATTCCGACGCTTGGCTTTTTCGGATATCTGCTTGCCTTTGGATTGGCGATGTGGATTATTCTTGGTAAGCGAAAGCGGTGA
- the nuoE gene encoding NADH-quinone oxidoreductase subunit NuoE, with amino-acid sequence MGSKQTNAVPFHGTAEQEAQLRAMVDQLKDTKGALMPIMQKAQDIYGYLPIEVQTIISDMTGIPLEKIYGVATFYSQFSLYPKGQYTISVCLGTACYVKGSGDVFEKLKQILGIEDGQCTADGKFSLEACRCIGACGLAPVMTINDDVYGRLTVEELPAILEKYND; translated from the coding sequence ATGGGTTCAAAACAAACAAATGCAGTACCCTTTCACGGCACTGCCGAGCAGGAAGCACAGCTTCGTGCAATGGTGGACCAGCTGAAGGATACCAAGGGTGCGCTGATGCCGATTATGCAGAAGGCACAGGATATCTACGGATATCTTCCGATCGAAGTACAGACTATCATTTCTGATATGACCGGTATTCCGCTTGAGAAGATCTACGGCGTTGCTACATTCTACTCCCAGTTTTCTCTCTACCCGAAGGGGCAGTACACCATTTCCGTCTGTCTTGGCACCGCTTGCTATGTAAAGGGCTCCGGCGATGTGTTTGAAAAGCTCAAGCAGATTCTGGGCATTGAGGACGGTCAGTGCACCGCTGACGGCAAGTTCTCTCTGGAAGCATGCCGCTGCATCGGCGCATGCGGACTGGCACCGGTTATGACCATTAATGATGATGTGTACGGCAGACTGACCGTTGAGGAGCTGCCGGCTATTCTGGAAAAGTATAACGACTGA
- a CDS encoding ATP-binding protein, translating into MSDTITLTYTVSNEDFTRAGEASSDVKSRLKQMDVDPAVIRKVSIAMYEGEINMVIHAEGGTITVEISSDQITMTLTDKGPGIADIDKAMRAGYSTAPDNVRSLGFGAGMGLPNMKKYTDDMQITTKLGVGTTVVMKVYL; encoded by the coding sequence TTGAGCGATACCATCACCCTGACCTATACTGTATCCAACGAGGATTTCACCCGTGCCGGTGAAGCGTCCAGCGATGTGAAAAGTCGGCTCAAGCAGATGGATGTGGATCCGGCAGTAATCCGGAAGGTATCCATTGCCATGTACGAAGGCGAGATCAATATGGTGATCCACGCAGAGGGAGGCACCATCACGGTGGAGATCTCTTCCGACCAGATCACCATGACGCTGACAGACAAGGGTCCCGGCATTGCGGACATTGACAAGGCCATGCGAGCAGGCTATTCCACTGCTCCAGACAACGTGCGCAGTCTGGGTTTCGGTGCCGGCATGGGACTTCCGAATATGAAAAAATACACCGACGATATGCAGATCACAACAAAGTTGGGCGTTGGAACCACCGTTGTGATGAAGGTATATCTCTAA
- a CDS encoding MATE family efflux transporter, whose product MSQNKYEIDMCHGSILPKLLKLTLPLLLSSVLQLLFNAADVIVVGNFASENSLAAVGSTTSLVNLMTNLFLGLSTSTNVLTAMYMGAGESDKVNRTIHTSILLSIISGAFMTLVGVAFADKFLLMMKAPEATLSLSTLYLRIYFVGMIAMLIYNFGSSILRAMGDTRRPLYYLAFAGVINVVLNLFFVIVLKMDVAGVALATVISQCISAALIIRCLMHESGAFQFSFKKLGWDPHLVSRIVQIGIPAGFQGVVFSISNVIIQSSINDFGEIVMAGNAAAASIEGFIWVSMNAFSQSALTFTSKNIGAGKFSRINRITFITCACAAVTGLVLGNLAYLFGTPLLHIYDMRPDVVAAGLIRMRLVCCFYCTCGLMDCIVGNIRGMGYAVTPTIVSLLGACGLRILWIFTIFRMPEYHTQFMLFVSYPLSWIITFLVHLICYFFMRRRFPKQDVQPGEAAASA is encoded by the coding sequence ATGAGTCAAAATAAATACGAAATCGATATGTGTCACGGTTCCATTCTCCCAAAGCTTCTGAAGCTGACGCTGCCCCTGCTGCTGTCCAGTGTATTGCAGCTGCTGTTCAATGCGGCGGATGTTATTGTGGTGGGCAACTTTGCCTCGGAAAATTCTCTGGCGGCAGTTGGCTCCACCACCTCCCTTGTGAATCTGATGACCAACCTGTTTCTGGGCTTGTCCACCAGTACCAATGTGCTGACCGCTATGTATATGGGGGCAGGAGAGTCGGACAAGGTGAATCGGACCATACATACCTCCATTTTGCTGAGTATCATCAGCGGTGCCTTCATGACCCTTGTGGGTGTTGCCTTTGCGGATAAATTCCTGTTGATGATGAAAGCACCGGAGGCCACTCTGTCCCTGTCCACCCTTTATCTGCGGATTTACTTTGTAGGCATGATTGCCATGCTGATCTACAATTTCGGCAGCTCCATCCTCCGGGCAATGGGAGATACCCGGCGCCCCCTGTATTATCTGGCATTTGCTGGCGTCATCAATGTGGTGCTGAATTTGTTTTTTGTCATCGTTCTGAAGATGGATGTGGCAGGCGTTGCCCTTGCAACCGTGATCTCCCAGTGCATCTCCGCAGCATTGATTATCCGGTGCCTGATGCACGAAAGCGGTGCCTTTCAGTTCTCCTTTAAAAAGCTGGGATGGGATCCCCATTTGGTCAGCAGGATCGTGCAAATTGGTATCCCCGCCGGATTCCAGGGGGTGGTGTTCTCTATTTCCAACGTAATTATCCAGTCCTCCATCAACGACTTCGGAGAGATTGTCATGGCGGGGAATGCGGCGGCTGCCAGCATCGAAGGCTTCATCTGGGTGTCCATGAATGCCTTTTCCCAAAGCGCCCTGACCTTTACCAGTAAGAACATTGGTGCCGGAAAATTCAGTCGGATCAACCGGATCACATTCATCACCTGCGCCTGTGCAGCAGTCACGGGACTGGTGCTGGGAAACCTGGCATACCTGTTCGGTACGCCCTTGCTGCATATCTACGACATGCGGCCGGATGTGGTTGCCGCCGGACTGATCCGGATGCGGCTGGTGTGCTGCTTCTATTGCACCTGCGGTCTTATGGACTGCATTGTTGGAAATATCCGGGGTATGGGCTACGCCGTCACGCCCACTATTGTGTCCCTGTTGGGAGCCTGCGGTCTGCGGATCCTGTGGATCTTCACCATTTTCCGCATGCCGGAGTATCACACCCAGTTTATGCTGTTCGTGTCCTATCCCTTGTCCTGGATCATCACCTTCCTGGTGCATCTGATCTGTTACTTTTTCATGCGCAGGCGCTTTCCCAAGCAGGATGTCCAGCCGGGAGAGGCTGCGGCATCTGCATAA
- a CDS encoding DRTGG domain-containing protein: MTVQNISEILGAEVLCCEDMLQHPVHTACGSDMMSDVLAFVKDQSVLLTGLCNPQVIRTAEMMDIVCIVFVRGKKPDDAMLELAQQRGIPLLVTKHRMFTACGLLYTHGLSGGARN, translated from the coding sequence ATGACAGTGCAGAATATTTCAGAAATTCTGGGCGCCGAGGTTTTATGCTGTGAGGATATGCTGCAGCACCCGGTACATACCGCCTGCGGTTCCGATATGATGAGCGATGTACTTGCCTTTGTAAAAGATCAATCCGTACTGCTGACTGGTCTGTGCAATCCTCAGGTGATCCGCACAGCAGAAATGATGGACATTGTGTGTATCGTATTTGTACGAGGCAAGAAACCTGACGATGCCATGCTGGAGCTGGCACAGCAGCGGGGCATCCCCCTTCTGGTCACAAAGCACCGCATGTTCACCGCCTGCGGGCTGCTGTATACCCACGGGCTGAGCGGGGGGGCGAGGAATTGA
- a CDS encoding NADH-quinone oxidoreductase subunit NuoF: MFRSHVLICGGTGCTSSGSLKIYDKLQEEINKNGLSKEVQVVKTGCFGLCANGPIMIVYPEGTFYSMVNVEDIPEIVSEHLLKGRIVTRLVYQETVEEDGIKSLNDTDFYKNQHRVALRNCGVINPECIDEYIGRDGYQALGKVLTEMTPEEVIQCILDSGLRGRGGGGFPTGRKWQLARNIVPNADQKYVCCNADEGDPGAFMDRSVLEGDPHVVLEAMAIAGYAIGATQGYIYVRAEYPIAVQRLEIAIKQAREYGLLGKNIFGTDFSFDIGLRLGAGAFVCGEETALMTSIEGNRGEPRPRPPFPAEKGLFQKPTILNNVETYANIPQIILKGADWFASMGTEKSKGTKVFALGGKIHNTGLVEVPMGTTLRTVIEEIGGGIPNGKKFKAAQTGGPSGGCIPAEHMDIAIDYDNLIAIGSMMGSGGLIVMDEDNCMVDIAKFFLEFTVDESCGKCTPCRIGTKRMYEILDKITKGKATLEDLDKLEELCYHVKANSLCGLGQTAPNPVLSTLRYFRDEYIAHIVEKRCPAGVCKDLLSYEIQADKCKGCTACARVCPAGAISGSVKNPHTIDKSKCLKCGACIEKCRFGAIIKK, translated from the coding sequence ATGTTTCGTTCACACGTTTTGATTTGCGGCGGTACCGGCTGTACCTCTTCCGGCAGTCTGAAGATTTATGATAAGCTGCAGGAGGAGATCAACAAAAACGGTCTGTCCAAAGAAGTGCAGGTCGTAAAGACCGGTTGCTTTGGTCTCTGCGCAAACGGCCCGATTATGATCGTTTATCCGGAGGGTACGTTCTACTCTATGGTAAACGTAGAGGATATTCCGGAGATCGTGTCTGAGCATCTGCTCAAGGGTCGTATCGTGACTCGTTTGGTTTATCAGGAAACCGTTGAGGAGGATGGCATCAAGTCCCTCAATGATACGGATTTTTACAAGAATCAGCACCGTGTCGCACTGCGGAACTGCGGTGTGATCAACCCGGAGTGCATCGACGAGTACATCGGCCGTGACGGCTACCAGGCACTGGGCAAGGTTCTGACTGAAATGACCCCTGAGGAGGTTATCCAGTGCATTCTGGATTCCGGCCTGCGTGGCAGAGGCGGCGGCGGATTCCCCACCGGCAGAAAGTGGCAGCTGGCTCGGAATATCGTGCCCAACGCAGATCAGAAGTACGTATGCTGCAACGCCGACGAGGGCGACCCGGGCGCATTCATGGATCGTTCCGTACTGGAAGGCGATCCCCACGTGGTTCTGGAGGCTATGGCAATTGCCGGCTACGCAATCGGCGCAACACAGGGCTATATCTACGTGCGTGCTGAGTATCCCATCGCCGTACAGCGTCTGGAAATCGCAATCAAGCAGGCACGTGAGTACGGTCTGCTGGGCAAGAACATTTTCGGCACCGACTTCAGCTTTGACATCGGTCTGCGTCTTGGCGCAGGTGCCTTCGTCTGTGGTGAGGAAACTGCACTGATGACATCCATCGAGGGCAACAGAGGTGAGCCTCGTCCCCGTCCGCCTTTCCCGGCTGAAAAGGGTCTGTTCCAGAAGCCTACCATTCTGAACAACGTGGAGACCTATGCAAACATTCCCCAGATTATCCTCAAGGGTGCGGACTGGTTTGCTTCCATGGGTACGGAAAAGTCCAAGGGTACAAAGGTATTCGCACTGGGCGGCAAGATCCACAATACCGGTCTGGTAGAGGTTCCGATGGGTACTACCCTGCGTACCGTTATTGAGGAAATCGGCGGCGGCATCCCCAACGGCAAGAAGTTTAAGGCTGCACAGACAGGCGGCCCCTCCGGTGGATGCATCCCCGCAGAGCATATGGATATTGCCATCGACTATGACAATCTGATTGCCATCGGCTCCATGATGGGCTCCGGCGGACTGATCGTTATGGACGAGGACAATTGTATGGTGGATATCGCAAAATTCTTCCTGGAATTCACCGTTGACGAGTCCTGCGGCAAATGTACTCCCTGCCGGATCGGTACCAAGCGGATGTACGAGATCCTGGATAAGATCACAAAGGGCAAGGCAACTCTGGAGGATCTGGATAAGCTGGAGGAGCTGTGCTACCACGTAAAGGCAAACTCTCTCTGCGGTCTGGGTCAGACAGCGCCCAACCCGGTTCTGTCCACACTCCGTTACTTCAGAGACGAGTACATTGCCCACATTGTAGAAAAGAGATGTCCTGCCGGCGTATGTAAGGATCTGCTCAGCTATGAGATCCAGGCTGACAAGTGCAAGGGCTGTACCGCATGTGCAAGAGTATGTCCTGCCGGTGCGATCAGCGGCTCTGTAAAGAATCCGCATACCATTGACAAGAGTAAGTGCCTCAAGTGCGGCGCTTGTATTGAAAAGTGCCGGTTCGGCGCAATTATCAAGAAGTAA